In Daphnia pulicaria isolate SC F1-1A chromosome 9, SC_F0-13Bv2, whole genome shotgun sequence, a single genomic region encodes these proteins:
- the LOC124313032 gene encoding uncharacterized protein LOC124313032 has translation MTRYFKLLYCAVIFLAAGPVANGLSLEDRFEQLTNNFNEMKQMLAIKDSRLEALELKVQQHEEKVTRLELALLNEQRINSKLSVSGLNEISSKSNARSAMPRTCREARLADPSLTSGMHWIDPDGQAVGDDPIYVYCDMDSGSTSVVHDTEMSLDVGHCAEPGCYSKAINYNATSRQMAALAQLSNECHQSIKYDCYYAPFEFDNIAYAWWNDRNGNAKYFWSGSSTNVHTCQCGIDNNCVDATLECNCDATAPVQLADSGVITDKNVLPITRLNFGRTQLASSTGVHTLGRFECSGQVAVTGMPKSCEDLWRIGHSLSGLYSVMGSKMVESVYCDFTKLPSDAGFQRWIGFDDIISSPTYFYVQRNYVSFNQTNTPIPFDVEILNVGGAMDLQTGKFTAPRTGTYFFSLSGLGFFPATSSSRFKIDICLTKSGSRIANGHASSTSSSLITFETFSLQSTLQLQVGEQIWAEIFSISAGAFLDGNNYTHFTGWLLQEDISLTRTN, from the exons ATGACGCGTTACTTCAAGTTACTATATTGCGCAGTTATTTTTCTTGCGGCTGGCCCAGTGGCCAATGGACTCTCACTCGAGGACAGATTTGAGCAGTTAACCAATAATTTC AATGAAATGAAGCAAATGTTGGCAATAAAAGACAGTCGACTAGAAGCACTGGAACTCAAGGTTCAACAACAT gaagaaaaagtaacTCGATTGGAACTTGCCCTTCTAAATGAACAAAGAATAAACTCGAAATTATCGGTATCAGGATTGAACGAAATCAGCAGTAAATCAAATGCAAGGAGCGCCATGCCACGGACGTGCAGGGAAGCTCGTCTAGCGGATCCGTCTCTCACATCCGGAATGCACTGGATCGATCCAGACGGTCAAGCCGTTGGTGATGATCCCATCTACGTTTACTGTGATATGGATtcag GATCGACATCAGTTGTGCATGATACGGAAATGTCGTTGGATGTTGGACACTGCGCAGAACCTGGTTGCTACTCAAAGGCCATCAACTACAACGCAACCAGCAGGCAAATGGCCGCTTTGGCGCAATTATCTAACGAATGTCACCAGTCAATTAAA TACGACTGCTATTACGCCCCTTTCGAATTCGACAACATCGCATATGCCTGGTGGAACGATAGAAATGGAAACGCAAAATACTTTTGGTCCGGTAGCAGCACAAATGTCCACACCTGCCAATGTGGAATCGATAACAATTGCGTCGATGCTACACTGGAGTGCAACTGCGACGCGACTGCGCCAGTCCAACTAGCCGATAGCG GGGTCATCACCGACAAGAATGTACTGCCCATTACCCGACTCAATTTTGGTCGGACTCAACTGGCCAGTTCTACCGGAGTGCACACCCTAGGCCGTTTCGAATGCTCAGGACAAGTGGCCGTCACGGGAATGCCGAAATCGTGCGAAGATCTCTGGAGGATTGGACACTCCCTGAGTGGATTGTATTCGGTTATGGGATCCAAAATGGTGGAAAGTGTCTACTGCGATTTTACAAAGTTGCCTAGTGACGCgg GTTTCCAGAGATGGATCGGATTTGATGACATCATTTCTTCTCCTACTTATTTCTACGTTCAGAGAAACTATGTCTCGTTcaaccaaacaaacacaccgaTTCCGTTTGATGTTGAAATACTCAACGTAGGTGGAGCCATGGATTTGCAAACAGGGAAATTCACAGCACCCCGAACTGGaacatattttttctccctgTCTGGGCTTGGGTTTTTTCcggctacttcttcttctagattTAAAATCGATATATGTCTCACTAAAAGTGGTAGTAGGATCGCAAATGGGCATGCTAGTTCGACCAGTTCCTCTTTAATtacatttgaaacattttcattacAATCGACATTGCAGTTGCAGGTGGGAGAACAAATTTGGGCTGAGATATTCTCTATTTCAGCCGGGGCTTTCCTGGATGGTAACAACTACACTCATTTTACTGGATGGCTTCTACAAGAAGACATTTCGCTGACCCGAACCAATTGA